The sequence below is a genomic window from Actinokineospora baliensis.
TCCCTGGCGACGATGGCCGCGTGCGACAGCGGCGCGCCGACATCGGTGACGATGGCCGCGGCTCGCGGGAAGACCGGCGTCCAGCCGACATTGGTCGCCGGGGTGACCAGGATCTCCCCTTCCCGCAACGCTCCCGCTTCCTCCACTGTGGACACAACACGGGCGGTCGCGGTGACGACACCTGGCATGCCGGGGAATCCGGTGATCACGCCGTCCGCCACCTCCTGCGTCGCCTCGGCCCAAGCCACCGGGTCGAACCGGCCGCTGATCAGCGTCGGGTAGGGCGGCAGCGACCGGTAGAGCCGGTACGCCGCCTTGCGCGCGGGCACGGCCTCGAGCGGCGTGTCGTCTCCGGTCAGGACCGCGAGGATGTCGTCGATCGGCAGCATGAACAGGTCGTCGCCGTGACCGGTCAGTTCACCGGCGCGGACGATGAACGCCCGGAACACCGAGAACGTCCGCACCATCTCCGACCGCGCCCGCTCCCGCCCGCGTCCCACTTCCGCCGCCTGGTCGAGAGCCCGTCGAATCCCGGGAGCCCGGCGCGGATGTGCTGCGGTGAAACGCTTCCAGGCTTCCTCGCGCGCCTCGGCCTGTCGGTCCAGCAGCGCTCGCGGATCACCAGGCGCCGCCAAAGCGGAGTCGATCCACCCAGGATCCTCCAGCGGCCGGGGCACCGACACCTCGTACTCGTCGACGCAGCGGTGACCCCACTGCCGCGCATAGGTATCCCGGTCGATCTCCCCCGCACGCAGCCGGGCGAGACCCAGCACTGGACCGAGGCTGGCCAGACCCTCGTCGGCGTTGTGCAGCCCGGTGGTCAGCAACTCGGCGTCGTCCGGGGCGATCTTCCTGAGCCGGGCTGCGACCCGCTCCCCCGCCCGAGCGGTGCGGCCACCGGCGTCGAGAACCGCGCAATCGAAGCGCAGCAATGTGTCCACATCGGACCGCCACAATGCGAGCAACTCCCCCGCGCTGCCCGCGCGGGCGATCCGCTCGCGCAACGCCGTGCACCGGCCGGGCGTGCGGGCCAGCAACTCGGGCAACCGCTGTCGGAACTCCCTGCCCTGGCGGGCGAACGGGATGGCAGCCTTCGCGGCGGCCCGCACCACCTCCCACCGACCCATCGGCAACGGCGGGACCTCGACATCGGCGGGAATCCGACCGAACAGCCGCCCGACCGCGCGCCGCGCCGGTCGCCCAAGGCCCAGTGCGGTACCGACGGCCAGCGGAACGCTCAGGTTCAGGTAGAAGCGGCCACCGATGTTGCCCTTGCTCGGGTGCGGCCCCAACGCGGGCGCGGGCATGGTCCGCACGAGCGACCAGGTGGCCGGGGTCATCACGCTCGGAACGGCCTCGCCCACGTTGGCCGAGCTCCAGAGGTAGTCGCCGGACAGGCTGTCGTTCCAGACCTCCGCGACCTGCGTGGTGATCGGCCGCGCCTGCAGCAGGGCGAACCCGTCGGCGTGCCGAGCCCACTCGATGTCGACGTCCACCCCGTACAGCTCACGCACGCGCGCGCCGAGCCCGGCGAGTTCGAGGACCTGCGCGGTGTCCAGAGCAGCCGTCCGGCGCAGGCGGTCCGGCACCGGAACGTCCTCGGCCCCGGCGGCCACCTGGACCGTCATGACCGCCTTGTCCGCGACCTCTCGCCGAACCTCGGCGCCCCCGGCCACCACGTACACGTCCGGCGTGACCCGCCCGCCCGCGACGGAGTCACCCAGCCCCCAGGCGGCGTTGACCACGGTCTCGCCCGGGTCGCCGGTGAGCGGGTTGGCCGTGAACAGCACCCCGGCGGCGGTGGCCCGAACCATGCGCTGGACAACGACCGCGAGCGCCAACCCGTCCTCGGGGACCCCGTGCCGAGCGCGGTAGGCCACCGCCCGATCAGTCCACAGCGAAGCCCAACAACGGCGCACGGCGTCCAGGAGCGCCTCCGTCCCGACCACCCCGAGGAAGCTGTCGTGCTGACCGGCGAAGGACAGGTCATCGAGGTCCTCGGCGGTGGCCGACGAACGAACGGCGACAGCGCCCGCGCCGAGTCCGGAGTAGGCGTCCGCGACGGCGCGGGCCACCGACGGGGGCATGGCGGAGCGGATGAAGGCCGCCGGGTCGCCGAGGCGGGTGTCGGGGAACAGGAACGCCCGGTACGCGGCGGTCGTGACGTGGAACCCGGGCGGCACGGGCAGACCCGCCCTGGCCATGCGGGCCAGCGCGGCGCCCTTGCCGCCCACGGTGCGCAGATCTGCGGCCGGGGCGTCCAAGGCGAGCACCATGCCCTCAGCGGCCGGGCTCAGGTCGGTCATGCCCGACATCGTGGCAGTGCGAGGGCCGCCGGTGAAGCGGGTGGCGCCGCGCACCCGGTGCGACTGTCCCAGCGGACGGCCGCACCGGGGGTCTGATCAGGCCGGACCGAGGTCGGCGGAGGTCCAGTTCTCGACCGTGAGGCGGAAGACCGTCTGCTCGCCCTCCTTCTTCAGGTAGGCGATGTAGGCCTCCAGCCGCTCGGGGGCGACGTAGCGGGACGCCATCTCACGCAGGTAGTCCTCGTTGCCGACCTCGGCGGTGACCGGGCCCTCCACCGAGACGTAGCGGATCGAGGGGGTCAGGCGTTCGACCAGGAGGGAGAAGCGGCCCGCGGCGCGGATCAGGCCCGCCTTGCGCGAGGTGGCCTTGGTGGTGATCCACAGCGATCCGCCGGGGGTGTACTTGTACCAGATCGGCACCTGCAGCGGTCCCCGTCCCGGCTCGCCCGCGACGGCCAGTGAACCGATGTGCGGCTCGAGGAGGAACTGCTCGCGCTCGTCCAGAGTCAGTGGCATACCGCGAACACTACGGCAAATCACTGACAACCCCGGCACCGCAACAGTTTCTCCCACGAAGGTGCCCGGCGTCCGCGCTGATCACCGCGGCAGGGGGTACCCCTGAAGGCCCCAACGAGGACATCCCACCCGGTGGGCCGGGGACCTGGCGGGGGCGCGCGGCCGCCGGGTTCGGTATAAGAAGACGTGATCTTCGACGAGGCCGGGAACCGGCTACCCGCCGGGCCGCTGGCCGATCTGGACGCCTTCGTGCGGATGCCGCAACTGGCCGGGCTGTGGCTTTCCCACGACGGCCGCCGGGTGGTGGTCGGGGTGTCGCTGCCGGACGAGACCGGGACCCGGCACATCCGGTCGCTGTGGGGGGTCGACCCCGACGGCATCGTGGACGCGCGCAGGCTCACCAGGAGCACCGAGGGCGAGACCGGCGCCGGGTTCACCCCCGGTGGCGACCTGCTGTTCACCTCGGCCAGGCCGGAGCCCGGCGGCGCCGACGGTCTCGCGTTGTGGGCGTTGCCCGCGGCCGGGGGCGACCCCGAACCGGTGGTGCGCCCAGGCGGCGGGGTGCGCGGGGTGCTGACCGCCGCGGACGGGACGACCGTGTTCGGGTCGGCGCTGCTGCCGTCCGCGGTAGACCTGGAGACCGACCGGGCGCTGCGTGGCAAGCGGGCCGACGCGTGCGTGTCGGCGGTGCTGCACGACGAGTTCCCGATCCGGCACTGGGACCACGACCTGGGCCCGGAGCGCACCCGGCTGCTGGCGGCCGGACCGGACGGGGTGCGCGACCTGACCGGGCACGTCGGCCGCGCGCTGGGCGAGGACTGCACCTGGGACCTGAGCCCGGACAGGCGGACCGTGGTCACCATGTGGGCGGTCGGCGAACCCGGCGGGTCGCAGCGGCACACCCTGGTCGCCATCGACGTGGCCACCGGGGCGCGCCGGGTGCTGGCCGACGACCCCGACCACGAGTACGACACGCCGCGGATCTCCCCCGACGGCAGCCGGGTCGCGGTGGTGGTGCAGCGGCGCAAGAACCCCGACGACCCCGGCGACCGCTGGCTGGGTGTCGTCGCGGTCGCGGGCGGCCCGGTCGAGGCGCTGACCGCGGCGTGGGACCGCTGGCCGCACACCGCGCGGTGGACCCCGGACGGCCGCACGATCGTCGTCGCCGCCGACCACCTCGGCCGCTCCCCGCTGTGGCTCGTCGACGTGGCCACCGGCGAACCCACCCGGCTGACCACCGACGACGCCGCCTACACCGACACCGCCGTCTCCCCCGACGGCCGGTGGGCCTACGCGCTGCGGTCCACGATCGACAGCCCACCGGTCCCGGTCCGGATCAGCCTGTGCGACGGCGCGGTCACGCCGCTGCCCTGCCCGGCCGCGGCGCTGGGGATCCCCACGGCCGTGCGCGGGCGGCTGGCCGAGGTGACCGCGACCGCCGAGGACGGCACACCGCTGCGCGGCTGGCTGACCCTGCCGGAGACGGCGGACGCGGACTCGCCCGCGCCGCTGCTGCTGTGGATCCACGGCGGACCGGTGCTCTCGCGCAACAACTGGTCGTGGCGCTGGAACCCGTGGATCGCCGCCGCGCGCGGGTACGCGGTCCTGATGCCCGACCCGGCCCTGTCGACCGGCTACGGCATCGAGTTCATCCGCCGCGGCTGGGGCGCGTGGGGCCAGGAGCCCTACACCGACCTGATGGCGATCACCGACGCAGCGCTGCGCAGGCCCGACCTGGACCCCACCAGGACCGCCGCGATGGGCGGCTCGTTCGGCGGCTACATGGCCAACTGGATCGCCGGGCACACCGACCGGTTCGCCGCGATCATCACCCACGCCTCCGTCTGGGACCTCAACCAGTCCACCGACACCGCCGACATCGCCCACGACTTCCGCCGCGAGATGACCCCCGAGGTCGCCGAGGCCAACTCCCCCCACCACTTCGCCGACGCCATCACCACCCCGATGCTGGTGATCCACGGCGCCCGCGACTTCCGGGTACCCATCAACGAGGCCCTACGGCTGTGGTGGGACCTCTCCGCCCGCTGCGCCGACGGCACCGGCCCACACCGCTTCCTGTACTTCCCGGACGAGAACCACTTCATCCTGGCCCCCAACAACGTCCGCCTCTGGTACGCCACCGTCCTGGCCTTCCTAGCCGAACACGTCCTCGGCGAGGAGTGGCACCGCCCAGCCCTACTGGGCTGACCGGTCAGCCGGTGGCGCGGGACATGATGTCGGCGACCACGGCGGACTTGGCGTCGGCGTAGTCCTGGACGTGGCGCCAGGTGCGGGTCGCCAGGGTGCGTTTGGTGGCGGCGTAGTGGTCGCGGTCGGCGTTGTGGGTGCGCAGGTGGTCGCGGAAGCGGAGCATGCGGTCGGCTTCGGTGCAGCCTTCGCTGAAGATGTGGAGGTTGATGTTGGTGTCCGGCCCCTTGCAGAGGCGGTGGTCGAACCACTCGGGTTCACGCACGCGCAGGACGTAACCGGCGGCTTCCAGCGGCGGCAGGTAGTCGGGCTCGACGGCGGAGTCGGGCACCAGCAACAGCATGTCGATGATCGGTTTGGCTGGCAGGCCCGGCACGGAGGTGGACCCGACGTGCTCGACCCGGCGGGCGACCGGGCCGAGCACGTCGCGGATCCGCCGCTCCTGCTCGGCGTAGCGCGCGGGCCAGGCGGGGTCGTACTCGGCGAGCGTGATCGGGGCGTTGTGCGGCTGGAGTTCACCGACGATCACGCGGCGCAGGTCGTCATCGGAGATGGGGGGCACGGGTCGCTCCTCCTCGTGGTTCCCGGTCGAGGGCAGCGGGCCAACGTAGCACGGTGACCCCCGAAAGACCGTCATGGCTTTCGCCGCCGGACGCGGTGTACTGGTGGGACCGGGATCCCCTGCCGCACGAGGAGACGCCATGCGGCCACGCACCAGGGCGATCGGCGCCGTCGCCATCCTGCTGGCGACCCTGCCGATGTCGACGGCCACCCACGCCGCGGGCCGCCCTGCCACCGCCACCCCCCAGGGCAGCACGCGGCCCGCGCCACCACCGGTGCCGCACCCCGTGCAGGTCCTCGCGCACGACTGCCCGCTGCGGGACAGATCCCCGCTGGGCTGAGAGCACCGGGGGCAGCGCGGGCCACCCCACCTACCGCGCTCGCAGCGCCGCAGCGAACCACTCGAACGCGGGCACCCTCGGCTCGAACGGCTCCGCACCGTTGAGTACCCCGAGCAGTTGCCAGTACCGCTCAACCCGCCGGTCGCTGAACACCTCGATCGTCTCCGCCAGCCGCACCCGGTCCTCAGTGGACAGACCAGGCGCGATCCGCTCCAGGACCTCCTGCCCCCGCGCCGAAGCCGGGTCGACGCCAGCAGCCTCGGCCGGGCCCGCGTGTTCGACCACCAGCGCCGGGTCGTGCGCGACCGCGGGCACCCCCGCGGCGCCGGTCACCGCCATCTGGCGGACCCGGTGTTGGAAGTCCTCGTCGGCGACCAGTTCGGCCAGTTCGACCCAAGCGTCGACCTGGTGGTCGGTTGGGTCGTCCGGCAGTTCCGGCGGTAGCTGCCGCATCGCCACGGCGATGCCCGCTCCCGGTGCGGTGCCCTCGACCCCGGCGAAGGTGCGGTCCACGAACTCGTCGACCACCCGTTGCCGCTCGGCGGCGGACAGCCTGGCCATCTCGTGCATCAGTCTCATCTCCTCGGTGGTGCTTCCCCGTCGGGCGATCGAGCGCAGCACCGCCCGCCGCAGCCGCAACGCCCGGATCTCGGCGTCGATGGCCTGCGCGTGCGCCGCCGCCACGTCGGCGACGGTGACCTGGCGGTGCAGTACCGCGCGCACCGTGTCCAGGTCCAGCCCCAGTTCCCGCAGCGTGCGCACCAGGTCCAGCCGGGCCGCCGCTGCCGCGTCGTAGAGCCGGTAACCGCCGCCGGACCGGGTGGTCGGCGGGATCACCCCGCTGTCGGACCAGAAGCGGATCGTGCGCACCGACAGCCCGGTGCGCGCGGCCAGCTGCCCGATGGTGAACAGCTCGCTCGGATCACCCATGGCAGTAGCGTCCACCCTCCACCGACTGGAGACTCAAGCCCGTTTCCGCAGACCTCACCGGCTCAGTGTCGTCTCCCGGTCCATGCGGGACAGCTTCTCCGGGTTGCGCACGGCGTAGAGGCCGGTGATGCGGCCTTCGTCGACCCGGACCGCGAGCACGGTGTCGAGCTCGCCGCCGACCTGGAACACCAGCGCCGGGTAGCCGTTGACCTGCGCGGAGTCCAGCGAGATCGTGCCTGCGACCTTCCGGAACCCGCCGACCAGCAGCCGCGCGACCTTGTCGGCGCCGGTGACCGGGCGCGCAACCGCCTGCTTGATGCCCCCGCCGTCGCCGAGGAGGACCACGTCGGGGGCGAGGATGTCGAGCAGCCCGCGCAGGTCGCCGGTCTCGGTCGCCCGCTTGAACGCCTCGAGCGCGTCCTTGGTCGCGTCGGCCGACACGACCCCGCGCGGTCGGCGGGCCGCCACGTGCGCGCGGGCCCGGTGCGCGATCTGGCGGACCGCGGCCGGTGTCTTGTCGACCGCCGCGGCGACCTCGTCGTAGTCCACGGCGAACACCTCGCGCAGGACGAACACCGCCCGCTCGGTCGGCGTGAGCGTCTCCAGGACCAGCAGCATCGCCATCGACACGCTGTCGGCCAACTCGACGTCCTCGGCCACGTCCGGTGCGGTCAGCAGCGGCTCGGGCAGCCACGACCCGACGTAGGACTCCTTGCGGCGGCCGAGCGCGCGCAGCCTGCCCAGCGCCTGCCGGGTGGTGATCCGGACCAGGTACGCCCGCCGGTCCCGCACCTCGTCGAGGTCCACCCCCACCCACCGCAGCCAGGTCTCCTGCAGCACGTCCTCCGCGTCGGCGGCCGACCCGAGCATCTCGTAGGCGACGGTGAACAGCAGGTTCCGGTGGGCGACGAACGTCTCGGTGGCCAGGTCCACGGGTGCTCCTCTGCTGGGTCGGGTCACCACCAGACGCCCGCCGGCCCGGTTCTGTGACAGTGCCGCTCGTCACGTCCGCGGTCTGTCACAGCCGCCCCGCGACCGGCATCTCCTGGTCATCACCAACCACGAGTGAGGACCACGCACATGCGATTCAACCTGTTCGAGAACGAGATCGCCGGAAAGTTCGCCAAGCGGTTCGCCAATGCCGCCATGGTGGTCCACCAGTCGCCGCTGCCGAGCTCGACCCAGGAGCTGGTGTCCTTGCGCGCCAGCCAGATCAACGGCTGCGGCTGGTGCATCGACATGCACACGAAGGAGGCCACCGCCGCAGGCGAAACCCCGCTCCGCCTGCACCTCGTAGCCGCCTGGCGCGAGTCGACCGTTTTCACCGAGGCCGAGCGCGCGGCCCTGGCACTGGCCGAAGAGGGCACCCGCCTGGCCGACGCCCACACCGGTGTCTCCGACGAGACCTGGGCCCAACTGCGCGCCCACTACGACGACGACCAGATCGCCGCCCTGGTGGTGTTGGTCGCCCTGATCAACGCCGCCAACCGGCTCGCCGTGATCGTGCACCAGCAGGGCGGGTCCTACGAACCGGGCATGTTCGCCGCGGCCGTGCAGCACGGCTGACCCACAGGGATACCCGATCGTCGCGCTGGTGACAGAGGGCTGGATCGGCACCGCATCGGGCGGTGCCAAGAATCCAGGCACTGCACGGGGCGTAGGAGAGGCCACTCGTCGCGGCGCTACAGCAGGACTGCCAGATCGCCCTCAGCGTGGGCGCCCGAGTGGGCCCACCTGGTGATCCCGCCCATCAGCGGCGAGTTCGGCCCCGCATCTTGTGTCGAAATCACCGGTCCGCATCCTTGAGGTTGGTTGCCGACGTCCTTGACAGCCGGAAAGAGAGAGACCGTATTGAGGTCTCTCTCTTTCCGGGAGGTTTTTGTCGCGCCTGCTGTTGTCTTGTTCGGCTATGAGGTGTTGTCGTTGGTGGACCTCCAGGGGGGCGTGCGCATGATCATGAGGATCGGCAACGCGAGTTGACACAGGATGATTCCCGCAGTGGCCCAGACGGGCCACTCCGAGGGCGCGGCGGCGATGGTGGTCATGGGCGCGAGGACCACTGTCCCCATGATCGCCAGGTTGCCGCCTGTCAGAAGGAGAAGACCGGCTTGGTGAGGCGGTACGCGTGTCTCCACCACGATGGTCTCTCCTTTCTCGATGCGGAGCACGGCCTGCTCTGTGGCCTTTTCGATCGGCTCCTCGAAGGAGCTTGTAACTTCTGTTGGGGACATCCGGTACCTCGTTGTTGCTACGACCGCCCCGGTGGCGATCTTCTTCCGGGAGGTCATCCCGGGGTCTTGGGTTGTCCACAGGGTTGGCGATGTCCCGTCGCTCTCCATGTGGGTTGGAAAAGCTCCCGACAGCTCGTGTTGTCGTGGCAGCTACACCACGAGAACCGGTCGAGAACTGTTGCTGTCCCCCCAGGGCACAAGCAGAGGGAATTGCTCTCCCGCTGAGGCGCCTGCGGCTGGTGTCGCGTCCGTGGCGATAGGCCCCGATGTGATGGCGAGTGGCGCCACGACACGGTGCACGAGTCGGCGTTGCCGCCAAGCAGTGGTGTTGGTCCCCGCCGGTGGGCGGTGCCCCTTGACCGCGGGGGTGGACGCCAGGACGCGCGTGGCGATCCAGGTGGCCACGAACTCCCGCGGGGTAGCACCCCCTCGACGATCTCGAACGTTCTGCATCGTCAATCCGTTCTCTCAGGTTGTTCCTGGTCCGCAGGTTGCAGGCCAGACCCCACCTCCTGGCCTGCGCGTTCCGCAGCCCAGGAGGTGGGCAACCTCGAAGCTACCAGCAACCCACAGCTGTTGCACAAAATCTGTGCAAAAATTGGTCTGATCTGCGAAGATGGGATACGGGGCCGTAGCGCCACCTGCGAGCGCGGCCCCAGACCGGTACCGATCGAGACAGATAGGTGGTGTTCATGAGTGGCGAGCGAACGGGAGCCCGAGTGGCCGAACGGCTCCACGTGGAGCTGGTGGAGGCGGCGAGCAAGGCTCTGGCCCGGTTGATGGAGAGGACCGGCCTGAAGAAGGTGGACTTGACCAACCGCTCTCTTCAGCTCTACGAGTTCGTGGACGCGGAGATCCGCGACGGCGGGAAGGTGGTCATCCGCCACGAGGGCACAAGGCCAGGAGAGGCCACGAGGGAGACGGAGGTGAAGTTGTTCCTGTGACTCCTTGATTCTCACCAGAGCCGGAGGCGGTTGGTATGCGAAACAAGGATGGCAGCGCGAAGCGTGAGTCGGCCAACTTCTAAGGCATCAGCGAACGTTCGCGCTGGCGGCGTCAGACTTGACCTGCCAACACGAGCCGAGCGCTTGCACCCTCCGCCACGATCATCGTGCACTTGCGGTCGTGAGCTTCACATACCGAACCCGCGAAGCCAGCGGAAGTAGCGGAAGTGTTGAAACAGCGCCGTTTCAACACTTCCGTTTGTCTTCTGCGAGAAGTCGAGGCCGCAGAGAGCAGCCGTGCAACGTCGACCATCACCCAGCGCGGATACGGGTACTGCTCGAGCACCAGGCGAGCGGCGCAACCCAGATCCAGCGGAATCTAGCTCTGCAAGTCCTATCAGGACAGGATGCGGGTGGCGTAGGAGACGATGCCGCCGTAGCGGACGGGGGCGATGCGGACGACGGAGCCGGAGTAGGGGGCTTCGACCATTTGGCCGTCGCCGATGTAGAGGGCCACGTGGTGGATCCGACCGTCGGTGGACCAGAAGAGCATGTCGCCGGGGGCCATTTGGGACAGTGGGATCTGGCGGCCCGCGTTGGCCTGGTAGCCGCTGTAGTGCGGCAGGTTCACGCCGACGCCCGCGAAGGCGTAGATCATCAGGCCGGAGCAGTCGAAGCCGACTTTGGCGTAGTCGCCGAAGGAGTCCGCCACGCCGCCGTCGCGGATGCCCCTGGTCGGGCCCCGGCCGTTGCCGCCGCCCCAGGCGTACTCCACACCGAGTTGGGAGAGTGCCCGTTCGATCACTGTGCGTGCGGTACCGGCGGCGGGCGCCGCTGCGGGGCGGCCCGCGGCGGCGCGGCGGGCGTTCTCCTCGTCTTCGCGCTGCTTGGCGGCCAGCCACCGCTGGTACCGGTCGCGCTGGCTCTCCAGGCCGCCGACCTCCGCCTGCGCGGCTTCCAGCTGCTGCTCGAACGACGTCCGCTCCGCCAGCAGCTGCTGCGACCGGGCGAGCTGCTCCTGCTGGGCGCGCTGCGCGGCGGCTGTCGCCTCGTCCGCGACCCGCTTGGCCTCCTCGGCCTCCGCTTGGCGCCGGTTCGCGACGTTCAACGCCGCGCGGGCGCGGGAATCGGCGTTCGCCTTCTGCGTGCGGGCCCGCTCCATGTGTTCGAGGGCGTCGAGCTCGCTGCCGCTGACCGCGTTGAGCAGGTGCGCCCGCTCCAGGAGGTCTTCGGGGCTCTTGGCGCCCAGGTACGCCGTCAGCGACCCGACCGTGGTGCCCTGCTTGTAGCTGCCCGCGGCGAAGTCGTCGAGCTGTTGCCGCGCGTCACCGACGGCCTGGTCCGCGCCTGCGGCCTCGCGGCGGGCGGCGTCGGCGTCGGTGCGGGCCTTGGTGGCGGCTTCCTCGGCGGCGGTGAGGTCGACCAGCGCCTTGTTGGCGTCCTCCAGCTTCGCCTCGACCTCGGCCTGCAGCCGCATCAACCGGGACTCGGCCTCGGCGAGCTGGTTGGTCAGCCGCCCGACCTCGCCCGCCTTGTCCTTGGCCGCGGCGCGGCTGCGGTCGAGGTCGGCGTCGCTGGGGTTGGGCGGTGGGGGTGGCACAGCGGCGGCGACCGCGGTCGAGGTCATCGCCGAGACGAGCGCGACCGAGGTGACCGCCAGCCCGAGTGAGAGCGTCCGTCGTACGGCCACCGCTGGATCCTCCCCGCCCTCCGCACCGACCTGCCTGCTCCGACTGTGCCACTTGGGACACTCGGCAACCAGCCGTACCAGCAGAAACATCGTCCTCGGGGACATCACCGCGGCCGGATTCCACGCTGTGTGCACGACGACGGTCGAAAGAGGACGGTCGCCCCCACTCGAACGAGGGGGTTGTAACCCGGCCGGGACCGGGGGTGCGAGCATGGTGCGGTGTCCGAACGGAACTCCCGCGCCCTGCGCGCCGCCCTGCCCGCCGCGCTCACCGCGGTCGGACTGGTGCTCGTGGCGACCGGGATGTTCCTGCCGTGGTTCCGTTCCGGGGCCGTGCTGCGCGACAGCTTCCAGGCGATCGGCGTGATCACCACCCTCGGGTTCCTCGACGGGACGGCGCTGGAGCTGCTGCTCTACGCCTGGTACGGGGTGATCCCGGCGATCACGCTGAGCATCGTGTTGTACGCGCTCGGTTTCCGGTTCGGTGCCGCAACGATCGGGGCGTTCCTGGCGATAGTCACTGGAACCGTTTCCGGTGGTGCGACCGTCGAAAGCGGTGGTGGTGACAGCCCACTCGGCATCGCGGCGGCCGGACCGACGACCACGCTCATCGGCTCGGCGCTGGCCGTGCTCGGCGCGGTCGGCATCGTGGTGAACGTGCGCAAAGGCGCGAGCAGGATCGCAGGAGGGGAACCGTGACGTATCCACCCGGAGGCGGCGGCCACTGGCAGCCGAACGACCCGTACCAGCAGCAGGGGGGTCCGGGTAGCGGCGGCTTCCCGGCCCAGCAGCCCGGCTACCCGCAGCAGGGCCAGCCAGCCCAGGGCGGCTACCCGCAGCAAGGCGTCCCGCAGCCGCAGCAGGGTGGTTTCCCGCAGACCAACCCGCAGGGCTTCCAGTTCCCGCAGCAGCCCTACGGCGGCGGCGGGCAGTACGGCTACCCGGTGCCGCCGGAGGCGCCGAAGAAGCGCAAGGGCCTGGTCATCGGTGTCGTCGTGGCCGTGCTCGCGGTCGCCGCTGGCGCCGGGGTGACGGTGTGGGCGCTCAACCGGGGCAGCACCCAGGCTGGCGCCGAGAGCCCGACCGCCGCGGCGACCAACCTGGTCAACGCGATCGGCAAGGGTGACGTCGCGGGCCTGCTCACGGGCCTCGCCCCGGCCGAGCGCGACCTGATGACGACGCTGAACTCGGAGACGACCAAGGAGCTGCAGCGGCTCAACGTCTACAAGAAGGACGTCGACCCGAACCAGATCAACGGCTTCGAGCTCAAGACCGAGAACCTGCAGTTCGACGAGGGCGGCGCGGAGAAGGTCAACG
It includes:
- a CDS encoding NlpC/P60 family protein; the protein is MAVRRTLSLGLAVTSVALVSAMTSTAVAAAVPPPPPNPSDADLDRSRAAAKDKAGEVGRLTNQLAEAESRLMRLQAEVEAKLEDANKALVDLTAAEEAATKARTDADAARREAAGADQAVGDARQQLDDFAAGSYKQGTTVGSLTAYLGAKSPEDLLERAHLLNAVSGSELDALEHMERARTQKANADSRARAALNVANRRQAEAEEAKRVADEATAAAQRAQQEQLARSQQLLAERTSFEQQLEAAQAEVGGLESQRDRYQRWLAAKQREDEENARRAAAGRPAAAPAAGTARTVIERALSQLGVEYAWGGGNGRGPTRGIRDGGVADSFGDYAKVGFDCSGLMIYAFAGVGVNLPHYSGYQANAGRQIPLSQMAPGDMLFWSTDGRIHHVALYIGDGQMVEAPYSGSVVRIAPVRYGGIVSYATRILS